In a single window of the Terriglobus roseus genome:
- a CDS encoding MFS transporter, producing the protein MAPAAARWVLICSILGSAMAFLDSTVVNVALPALQGAFHASAVQLQWIVEAFALTLASLILVGGSIGDRYGRKRVYLIGVGSFAAASIGCGAATTIHAMLAARAVQGVGAAMVVPGSLSLITAAFPEDERGKAIGIWSGVTAITSALGPVMGGWLIQHATWRWIFLINVPIAVAIIAISWKGYPETKLHDNQGLDWLGALLASGGLGATTYSLMQFSTSGARVLWIGAAGLVMLALFGVVEARSPKAMAPMDLFRSRNFLGANLMTLFLYGALSGLMYYLPLNLMQVQHYTPTQAGAVLLPVVLLIFALSKWSGGLVARYGSVLPLVVGPVIVALGFAMLAIPGIGGSYWKTFFIPGMVLGFGMAVSVAPLTTVVMNSVEEPRAGAASGVNNAVSRAATLLALAVFGVILHASFVTALTNGSTRIPEKIRQQVLSQRNNQAAINTPDATAQRVIAEAFVSGFRRVMLTASGLCLVGALSAAAFVRTSAAKKSSSTIGKQS; encoded by the coding sequence ATGGCTCCCGCGGCCGCGCGATGGGTGCTCATTTGCTCCATCCTTGGCTCGGCCATGGCGTTCCTTGACAGCACCGTCGTCAACGTCGCGCTGCCCGCGTTGCAAGGGGCATTTCATGCCAGCGCCGTACAGTTGCAGTGGATTGTGGAGGCGTTTGCCCTCACGCTCGCATCGCTCATCCTGGTCGGCGGTTCCATCGGGGATCGTTACGGCCGCAAGCGCGTCTACCTGATCGGCGTCGGGTCCTTTGCCGCAGCCTCGATCGGATGCGGTGCGGCAACGACGATCCATGCCATGCTCGCCGCACGTGCTGTGCAGGGCGTCGGCGCTGCGATGGTGGTGCCCGGAAGCCTCTCCCTCATCACGGCTGCCTTTCCCGAAGACGAGCGTGGCAAGGCGATCGGCATATGGTCCGGCGTCACAGCCATTACCTCCGCTCTGGGACCCGTCATGGGCGGCTGGCTGATTCAACACGCAACGTGGCGATGGATCTTTCTCATCAACGTTCCAATCGCGGTTGCGATCATCGCGATCTCCTGGAAGGGTTATCCGGAAACAAAGCTTCACGACAACCAGGGTCTCGACTGGTTAGGGGCTCTTCTTGCGTCTGGCGGACTGGGCGCTACCACTTACTCGCTGATGCAGTTTTCAACATCGGGTGCACGCGTCCTGTGGATCGGTGCGGCGGGCCTCGTTATGCTTGCACTCTTTGGCGTAGTGGAGGCGCGCTCTCCAAAGGCGATGGCGCCTATGGATCTCTTCCGCTCGCGCAATTTTCTCGGCGCGAACCTGATGACGCTCTTCCTCTACGGCGCCTTGAGTGGCCTGATGTACTACCTGCCGCTGAACCTGATGCAGGTGCAGCACTACACGCCGACCCAGGCCGGCGCTGTGCTGCTGCCGGTGGTGCTGCTGATCTTTGCGCTATCGAAATGGTCGGGTGGTCTTGTCGCGCGCTATGGATCGGTGCTGCCGCTGGTCGTCGGGCCTGTCATCGTGGCGCTTGGCTTCGCCATGCTGGCCATTCCCGGCATCGGTGGGTCGTACTGGAAGACCTTCTTCATCCCGGGAATGGTGCTTGGCTTTGGCATGGCCGTCAGTGTGGCACCGCTGACGACGGTCGTGATGAACTCCGTCGAAGAGCCAAGGGCAGGCGCAGCCTCTGGCGTGAACAACGCTGTCTCACGCGCGGCAACACTGCTGGCACTTGCGGTCTTTGGCGTCATCCTGCATGCCAGCTTCGTCACCGCACTTACGAACGGGTCCACACGCATCCCGGAGAAGATTCGCCAGCAAGTCCTGTCGCAGCGGAACAATCAGGCGGCTATCAATACGCCGGACGCTACAGCACAGCGAGTGATTGCTGAGGCCTTCGTCTCAGGATTCCGCCGCGTGATGCTGACGGCATCCGGCCTGTGCCTCGTCGGGGCATTGTCTGCGGCCGCCTTCGTAAGAACATCCGCAGCGAAAAAGAGTTCAAGCACCATCGGCAAGCAGTCGTAA
- the glpK gene encoding glycerol kinase GlpK: MPQYILALDQGTTSSRAILFDRAGAMVGTAQHEFTQIFPPGKQGWVEHDPFEILTSQMSSAVEVLGRAGVRPRDVAAIGITNQRETVIVWDRETGRPVYNAIVWQDRRTATACDDLVKRGAEDEVRRRSGLRLDPYFSGTKAAWILDNVAGSRERAERGELAFGTVDSWLIWNLTSGKRHITDRTNASRTLLYNIVEDRWDDELLRLLRVPRSMMPEVVWSSEQLGPVSTTLGLEGVEIAGIAGDQQSALFGQMCTRPGDAKNTYGTGCFLLQHIGNTFRQSEHRLLTTLACSVDRKLEYALEGSVFIGGAVVQWLRDGLGIIASSSDVEALALSVPDSGGVIFVPAFTGMGAPHWDPYASGMMIGIGRGTTKAHIARAAVDSIALQTADLMRAMNADTPAPLRELRVDGGAAANNLLMQFQADLLGVPVHRPACLETTAMGAAFLAGLAVGFWPDTDEIRREQGAGDIFQPQHDYSALDARWQDAVTRAKEWNSPR; encoded by the coding sequence ATGCCGCAGTACATTCTTGCGCTGGATCAGGGTACGACCAGTTCCCGCGCCATTTTGTTCGATCGCGCCGGCGCCATGGTGGGTACGGCGCAGCATGAGTTCACGCAGATCTTTCCCCCGGGAAAACAGGGATGGGTAGAACACGACCCATTTGAAATCCTGACCAGCCAGATGTCCTCGGCCGTCGAGGTGCTGGGACGGGCCGGGGTTCGTCCGCGCGATGTGGCCGCAATCGGCATCACGAACCAGCGTGAGACAGTCATCGTGTGGGACCGCGAGACGGGCCGGCCGGTCTACAACGCCATCGTGTGGCAGGACCGACGCACGGCCACTGCGTGCGACGACCTGGTGAAGCGCGGTGCGGAAGACGAGGTGCGCCGTCGCAGTGGGCTGCGTCTGGATCCGTACTTCAGCGGCACCAAGGCCGCGTGGATTCTGGACAACGTTGCCGGTTCGCGGGAACGTGCCGAACGCGGCGAGCTGGCCTTCGGCACGGTCGACTCCTGGCTGATCTGGAATCTGACCAGCGGCAAGCGGCACATCACCGACCGCACCAACGCAAGCCGAACACTGCTGTACAACATTGTGGAAGACCGCTGGGACGATGAGCTTCTCCGACTCCTTCGCGTGCCGCGGTCGATGATGCCGGAGGTGGTCTGGTCCAGCGAGCAACTTGGACCGGTGAGCACTACGCTGGGGCTAGAGGGTGTCGAGATCGCAGGCATTGCAGGCGATCAGCAGTCTGCGCTCTTCGGGCAGATGTGTACGCGCCCCGGTGATGCGAAGAATACCTACGGCACGGGCTGCTTCCTGCTGCAGCACATTGGCAATACCTTCCGCCAGAGCGAACATCGTTTGCTGACGACGTTGGCATGCTCCGTCGATCGCAAGCTGGAGTACGCGCTGGAAGGCTCGGTCTTCATCGGTGGTGCCGTAGTGCAGTGGCTGCGCGATGGGCTCGGCATCATCGCATCGAGCAGTGACGTGGAAGCTCTGGCATTGAGTGTGCCGGACAGTGGCGGCGTCATATTCGTGCCGGCCTTCACTGGTATGGGCGCGCCACACTGGGATCCGTATGCGTCCGGCATGATGATCGGCATCGGTCGCGGCACCACGAAAGCGCACATCGCACGCGCCGCGGTCGACAGCATCGCCCTGCAGACTGCGGACCTGATGCGCGCGATGAATGCCGATACACCAGCGCCACTGCGCGAGTTGCGCGTGGATGGCGGCGCCGCGGCGAACAACCTGCTGATGCAGTTCCAGGCAGACCTGCTGGGTGTTCCGGTGCATCGGCCGGCATGTCTTGAGACCACCGCCATGGGCGCTGCTTTCCTTGCAGGTCTTGCGGTCGGATTCTGGCCTGATACCGACGAGATCCGTCGCGAGCAGGGTGCGGGCGATATCTTTCAACCACAGCATGATTACAGCGCGCTGGATGCACGGTGGCAGGATGCGGTCACGCGCGCAAAAGAATGGAACAGTCCGCGATGA
- a CDS encoding glycerol-3-phosphate dehydrogenase/oxidase — protein MNREAMMEAVRTQGDTPWDIVVIGGGATGAGVAVDAATRGYRTLLLEREDFGKGTSSRSTKLVHGGVRYLEQGNISLVMEALKERGLLRANAPHLVHDLPFVVPNYVWWEAPFYGIGMKVYDLLATKYSFGKSHILSREETLQRLPTIAQEGLRGGVVYHDGQFDDTRLLTHLVMTAADHGATVLNYCSAVELLRGDDGFLNGVMLEDREAGERIRVRAKCVVNATGIFTDETRRMAEPAATTMVSPSQGIHLVFEKSFLRAETAIMVPRTSDGRVLFAIPWHGHTVVGTTDTPIDAPSYEPRPLEEEIAFVLDTAGEYLSRKPTREDILSIYVGIRPLVKAAGGDGSKTSSLSRDHTIHIDGSGLLTIVGGKWTTYRHMAEDTVNHAATLGRLPDAPCTTAELHVHGWSNASDLGELLVYGSDAAGVRALAEESPELAQKLHPALPYIAAEIVWAVRNEMSRTLDDALSRRTRALLLNARAAIAIAPHVADLMAKELGRDEVWRREQVEAFTLLAQQYLPE, from the coding sequence ATGAATCGTGAAGCCATGATGGAAGCCGTTCGCACTCAAGGTGACACGCCGTGGGACATTGTCGTCATTGGCGGTGGAGCAACCGGCGCGGGAGTTGCGGTGGATGCTGCGACACGCGGCTACAGGACACTGCTGCTGGAGCGTGAAGACTTTGGCAAAGGCACAAGCAGCCGCAGTACCAAGCTGGTGCACGGCGGTGTGCGATACCTGGAGCAGGGCAACATTTCGCTTGTGATGGAGGCGCTGAAGGAGCGCGGCCTGTTGCGCGCCAACGCGCCACACCTGGTGCATGATCTGCCGTTCGTAGTGCCGAACTACGTGTGGTGGGAGGCACCTTTTTATGGCATCGGCATGAAGGTCTATGACCTGCTGGCGACTAAGTATTCCTTCGGCAAGTCGCACATCCTTTCTCGCGAGGAGACGTTGCAGCGGCTGCCAACCATTGCGCAGGAGGGTCTGCGTGGCGGCGTGGTCTATCACGATGGCCAGTTCGACGACACGCGTCTGCTGACCCACCTGGTGATGACGGCGGCGGACCATGGTGCGACAGTCTTGAACTACTGCTCGGCCGTGGAACTGTTGCGTGGAGACGACGGCTTTTTGAATGGCGTAATGCTCGAAGATCGTGAGGCCGGCGAGCGCATCCGCGTCCGGGCGAAGTGCGTTGTGAATGCCACCGGGATCTTCACCGATGAGACCCGTCGCATGGCCGAGCCCGCGGCGACGACAATGGTGTCGCCTTCGCAGGGCATCCACCTTGTCTTCGAGAAGAGCTTTCTGCGCGCGGAGACAGCCATCATGGTGCCGCGCACCAGCGATGGCCGCGTTCTTTTCGCAATCCCCTGGCATGGACACACCGTTGTCGGCACCACCGACACACCGATTGATGCGCCAAGCTACGAGCCGCGTCCGCTGGAAGAGGAAATCGCCTTCGTGCTCGACACCGCTGGCGAATATCTCAGTCGCAAGCCCACGCGCGAGGACATCCTGTCGATCTATGTGGGCATTCGTCCGTTGGTCAAGGCTGCGGGCGGCGATGGCAGCAAGACCAGTTCGCTTTCGCGCGACCATACGATCCACATCGACGGCAGCGGCCTCCTGACGATTGTGGGTGGCAAATGGACGACGTATCGCCACATGGCAGAAGACACGGTGAATCACGCGGCTACGCTGGGCCGTCTGCCGGATGCACCCTGCACGACGGCGGAACTCCATGTTCATGGATGGAGTAACGCATCCGACCTTGGTGAGCTGCTGGTCTACGGCTCTGATGCAGCAGGTGTGCGGGCACTTGCAGAGGAATCGCCCGAGCTGGCGCAGAAACTTCATCCTGCGCTGCCTTACATCGCCGCGGAGATTGTCTGGGCGGTACGCAACGAAATGTCCCGAACGCTGGACGATGCATTGTCGCGACGGACACGCGCCCTGCTGTTGAATGCACGCGCGGCAATTGCGATCGCTCCACATGTAGCGGATCTGATGGCGAAGGAACTTGGCCGCGATGAAGTGTGGAGGCGCGAACAGGTCGAAGCGTTCACTTTGCTGGCGCAGCAGTATCTTCCGGAATAA
- a CDS encoding MIP/aquaporin family protein, whose amino-acid sequence MISRGPLLGEFMGTFVLMLLGNGVCAAVTLKRSKAQGSGWMVVAAGWAFAVLCGIFVSLLCGSPDAHMNPAFTLAFAIKAQSFTKLLPYTLAQVAGGFCGAAATWLFYLPHWAVTEDPAAKLGVFATGPAIRNYPHNLFCEFLATFVLVLVAGGMSSKLVLTTGAAAGLSPLLVSFLIWSIGLSLGATTGYAINPARDLGPRLAHALLPIAGKGSSDWAYAWVPVMGPMLGAGLAGWVLFLLGA is encoded by the coding sequence TTGATCTCACGCGGCCCGCTGCTGGGCGAATTCATGGGAACGTTTGTGCTGATGCTGCTGGGCAACGGTGTCTGCGCGGCCGTGACTCTGAAGCGCAGTAAGGCGCAAGGCAGCGGATGGATGGTAGTTGCTGCCGGATGGGCCTTTGCGGTGCTCTGCGGCATCTTTGTCTCGCTGCTGTGTGGCTCCCCGGATGCGCACATGAATCCCGCGTTCACCCTCGCCTTCGCCATCAAGGCGCAGAGTTTCACGAAGCTGCTGCCCTACACGCTGGCGCAGGTTGCCGGTGGTTTCTGTGGCGCAGCGGCAACGTGGCTGTTCTACCTGCCGCATTGGGCAGTGACGGAAGACCCGGCTGCGAAGCTTGGTGTCTTCGCCACGGGCCCCGCGATCCGTAACTATCCGCACAACCTGTTCTGCGAGTTCCTGGCGACGTTTGTGCTGGTGCTGGTGGCCGGTGGCATGAGCAGCAAACTCGTTCTGACGACCGGGGCGGCTGCAGGCCTGAGCCCACTGCTTGTCAGCTTTCTCATCTGGTCCATTGGACTGAGCCTAGGCGCGACCACTGGATATGCCATTAATCCAGCGCGCGATCTTGGACCGCGACTGGCTCATGCCTTGCTGCCGATTGCAGGCAAGGGCAGCAGCGACTGGGCCTATGCGTGGGTGCCGGTTATGGGTCCGATGCTGGGTGCCGGGCTTGCGGGATGGGTTCTGTTTCTGCTCGGTGCCTGA